TTTTCGGTAGACCTCCCTTCCTGACTCGGGTGTTGGTTCACTTGGCCATCTTCCCCTTGGTTGCTGGCTTGTCCTATGAAGTAATCAAGGTGGCAGGTAGGAAGGATGCTAGTCTCCTGGTGAGATTCATCGCGAAACCGGGCTTACTCTTACAGAAACTCACAACCCGGGAGCCTGAAGACGATCAGATCGAAGTGGCCATTTGTTCGTTGAAGTCAGTGTTAAAGCAGGATGCCGAAGGAGTTAAGAACGTTTGTTGATTCTTCAGAGGTTGTCAAGGTTGGAAGACGGGGTGTTATCTAGATGTTTGATCAATTAGAAAATACCGTCAAACGGTACCAGGAGCTTACGGAGAAGCTTGGCGATCCAAAGGTAATTGGCCAACAGCAATTATATACACAATATGCGAAGGAATACGCGGATCTGGGCCGTTTGGTGGAGCTTTATGGAGAGTATAAAGAAGCTGTTAAGGAGCTTGCAGATCTAGAGAGTATGTCCACGGAAGACCCAGAGATGCAAGCCCTAATAGATGATGAGTTTGAGCAGCTTACAGCCAGGAAGGAGCGGCTTGTCTCCGATTTACGGGTACTTCTGCTACCTAAGGACCCGAATGATGATAAGAACGTCATTATGGAGATCCGCGCTGGTGCTGGAGGGGACGAGGCCGCCTTATTCGCCGCGGACCTTTTCCGGATGTACTCAAAATATGCGGAAGCAGAGAATTGGAAGATCGAGACCATGAGTACTAATACGACGGGTCTTGATGGTTTTAAAGAGGTGATCTTTACCATCGCCGGTAAAGGCGCCTATAGCAGACTAAAATATGAGAGTGGTGTACACCGTGTGCAAAGGGTGCCCACAACAGAAGCTAGTGGGAGAATTCATACTTCCACAGCGACGGTGGCCGTGTTGCCCGAAGCAGAGGAAGTGGAAGTGGAGATAAATCCCCAAGATATTCGCATCGACGTATTTCGATCCACAGGACCCGGAGGCCAAAGCGTAAATACCACCGATTCTGCAGTGCGAATTACTTATATTCCTACGGGTATGGTGGTATCGTGTCAAGATGAGAAGTCGCAGCATAAGAATAAGGATAAAGCGATGCGGATCCTGCGAGCTAGATTATTGGATAAAATCCAGCAGGAGCAAGAGGAAAAGTTATCCAGTGCTAGGCGTAGCCAAGTGGGAACCGGGGAACGTTCTGAACGAATTCGCACGTACAATTTTCCCCAGGGCCGGGTGACCGATCACCGCATTGGCCTAACCTTGTATCATTTAGAACAAGTGATGGAAGGCCAATTGGATCAGATTATTGAACCGTTGATTGAGGCCGAGCAGAAACTGCGTCTACAGAATCTGGAGGTTGAAGCGTAGATGGGGGGACAAAGTCGTAAGGTGATGGAGCTTTTAACCTTATCTACCGAATATCTGGCCAAAGCCGGGGTGGACAATCCCAGGCTTGATGCCGAAGTGCTTTTAGCTCATTGTCTTGGTTTGGAACGAATCTGGTTGTATGTCTATTACAATCGTCCGGTTACTGAAGCTGAATTAAACTGTTACCGCAGGTTGATCTCAAGAAGGGCCAAGCATTGGCCGGTTGCTTATCTGATCGGTCATAGGGAGTTCATGTCCTTATCCTTGGAAGTCAACCAGCATGTGCTGATTCCCCGGCCGGAAACGGAAATACTAGTACAGTCTGTTCTTGAGTGGGTGTCGACCAACCTTGGGGATACGCCGGTAAGGGTTATCGATTTAGGTACGGGTAGCGGGGCCATTGCGGTATCTATTGCCCATGCACTACCAAAGGCTTTAGTCTTAGGTCTTGATATTAGTGAGCAGGCTTTGGACTTAGCCCGGAGAAATGCCAGACGCCATGACGTACTAGAACGGTGTTTATTCGTACAAAGTGATCTATTTTCAGATACAGGTGGC
The Limnochordia bacterium genome window above contains:
- the prfA gene encoding peptide chain release factor 1, whose amino-acid sequence is MFDQLENTVKRYQELTEKLGDPKVIGQQQLYTQYAKEYADLGRLVELYGEYKEAVKELADLESMSTEDPEMQALIDDEFEQLTARKERLVSDLRVLLLPKDPNDDKNVIMEIRAGAGGDEAALFAADLFRMYSKYAEAENWKIETMSTNTTGLDGFKEVIFTIAGKGAYSRLKYESGVHRVQRVPTTEASGRIHTSTATVAVLPEAEEVEVEINPQDIRIDVFRSTGPGGQSVNTTDSAVRITYIPTGMVVSCQDEKSQHKNKDKAMRILRARLLDKIQQEQEEKLSSARRSQVGTGERSERIRTYNFPQGRVTDHRIGLTLYHLEQVMEGQLDQIIEPLIEAEQKLRLQNLEVEA
- the prmC gene encoding peptide chain release factor N(5)-glutamine methyltransferase, with the translated sequence MGGQSRKVMELLTLSTEYLAKAGVDNPRLDAEVLLAHCLGLERIWLYVYYNRPVTEAELNCYRRLISRRAKHWPVAYLIGHREFMSLSLEVNQHVLIPRPETEILVQSVLEWVSTNLGDTPVRVIDLGTGSGAIAVSIAHALPKALVLGLDISEQALDLARRNARRHDVLERCLFVQSDLFSDTGGFGPAHLIVSNPPYIPISMWETLSRDVREYEPEMALKAGADGLDFYRRILQEAPPHLEDGGLLFLEIGQGQREHICNIAKALGFWSFDGLQKDYAGIERVLAFRKK